From the Streptomyces sp. NBC_00390 genome, the window CACCCACCGCTGGTCGGGTCCGACGACGAACCGTGCCACGTGCGGCACCACCAGGCCGACGAACCCGATCGGTCCGGCGGCGGCGGTGGCCGCGCCGCACAGCAGCACCACTCCGACGGCCCCCAGGATGCGGGTCCTGTTGACGTTGACTCCCAGGGCCCGCCCCATCTGGTCGCCCATGGCGAGCGCGTTGAGCGCGGGCGCCAGCACGAGGGCAAGGAGCAGCCCCACGGCCACGAACGGCAGGATGATGAGGACGACGTCCATCCTGCGGCCGGCCAGGGAGCCGACCGTCCAGAAGCGGAACTGGTCGAAGGCCCGCGGGTTGAGCAGCAGGACCGCCGAGTTGAAGGCGTACAGAACGGCCGTCACCGCCGCTCCCGCGACCACGAGCCGGTCGGGTGTGGCCACTTTCCGTCCGGACGAGCCCAGCACGTACACGACCACGGACGCGACGGCCGCGCCGACGAAGGCGAACCAGACGTAGCCGAGGGCGGTGCCGATCCCGAAGAATGCGATGGCCACCACGACGCCGGAGGAGGCGCCCAGGCTCACCCCGAGCAGGCCGGGGTCGGCGAGCGGATTGCGCGTCAGCGACTGCATCAGGGCGCCGGACAGGCCGAGGGCGATACCGACGAGCAGTCCGAGGAGTGTCCGCGGGATCCGGTACTCGTGGACGATGACCGAGGTCTCGGACCCGTCAGGGCTCCACAGCACGCTCCACGTCGACGTGAAAGGGATGCCTCTGGTGCCGAGCCAGACGCTGAGCAGTCCGACCAGGACCAGAGCGGCGAGAGCCAGAAGCAGGCCGAGCCCCCGGAGCGCGGACACGGACCGGCGCACTTCGGGTGCGACCGGGGCCGGCTCCATCCTTCCGGGCGGCGCCTGGGTTTCCACCGACAAAGACAACCCCCCGGCCCCTAGCGGCAGTTCACGCGAGATGCAGAAGATGTGAGATACGGACGGCAACTCACGACTTAGGTGAGGCTAACCGAACAAAGCGGGGAGGTCAACGTGCGGACAGGGTCACGGCCGACCAGCAGGAACGGACCCACGATTAGAGTAGCCTTACCTAACTAGCCAACCACCTTTGTGGAGGTACCGCATGCTCGATGGAGAACTGACGGGGGGCCACGTTCTCCGGAGAGCGATCAGGGGCCAGCGCCGCCGAATCGTCGCGGCGTCGTCGCTCGGCATGGCCCACCAATGCTGCGAGGCACTGGTGCCGGTCGTCATCGGCATGGTCATCGACGAAGCCGTGGCGACAGGATCCACGTCCGCGCTCTGGCGCTGGCTGCTGGCTCTCGCTGTGCTCTTCCTCGTCCTGTCCACGTGTTACCGGACCGCCGCGAGGATCACGGACGGCTCCGGCGAGCACGCGGCCCACCGCATCCGGCTCGATCTCGGCGCCAAGGTGCTCGACCCTCGGGGCGGAGCCGACAGGGGCCGGCTGCCCGGCGCGCTGACCGCCGTCGCCACCGGCGACGCCGCCCGGGTGGGCGCCGTCGCGGCAGCCCTGCCGTACGCGGTCTCGGCGCTCGCCGGACTGGCCGTCAGCGCCGTTGCCCTGCTGCGCATATCGGTGCCCCTGGGGCTCCTCGTCCTGCTCGGGGTCCCGCCCCTCCTGTGGCTGGGCCATGTGATCAGCCGGCCGCTGGAACGGCGCAGCGAGGCCGAACAGGAACGTGCCGCCCACGCCTCGGGCGTCGCCGCCGACCTCGTCACCGGCCTGCGCGTCCTGAAGGGCATCGGGGCCGAGCCCGCCGCCGTGTCCCGCTACCGGCGGACCAGCCAGGAGTCGCTGGCCGCCGCCCTGCGCGCCGCCCGCAGCAGGGCCTGGCACGACGGCGCGATCCTCGCGCTGACCGGCGTCTTCATCGCGGTCATCGGCCTTGTGGGCGCGCATCTGGCCATGCGCGGCTCGATCAGCGTGGGTGACCTCGTGGCGGCGGTCGGCCTCGCCCAGTACCTGCTCGGCCCGTTCCAGTTGCTCACCTACGTCAACGGCGAGTTCGCGCTGGGGCGGGCCTCTGCGGACCGCGTCGCCGAGATCCTCGCCTCACCACCGGCTGTGGCAGCCGGGCAGAAGACCCTCCCGCAGCCGGTGACCGGTCGCCTCCGCCTGCGAGGTGTCGCCCTTGGTGCGCTGCGCCGGATGGATGCCGACATCGCCCCCGGCAGCCTCGTCGGAATCGTCGCCAAGGACTCGGCCGTGGCGAACGACCTCCTGCTGTGCCTGGGCCGCGAGCTCGATCCCGACGAAGGCACGGTCGAACTCGACGGAGTGCCGCTGACAGAGCTGCACCCCGACACCGTCCGCCGGGCGGTCCTGGTCGCCCACCACGACGCCGCCCTCTTCGAGAGCAGCCTCCTGGACAACGTACGGGCCGCCACGGACCCCACCGAGAAGGACGTCGAACGGGCTCTGGCCGCCTCGGCGGCGGACGACGTCGCACGGGCGCTTCCCCAAGGCGTGGACACCCTGCTCGCCGAACGCGGGCGGTCACTGTCAGGCGGTCAGCGCCAACGGGTCGCGCTCGCACGGGCACTCGCCGCCGATCCCCCCGTCCTCGTCGTCCACGATCCGACGACCGCCGTCGACACGGTCACCGAGTCACGTATCGCAGCACGCCTCAGGGAGCTCCGGAGTGGCCGCACGACCGTTCTCGTCACCACCAGCCCGGCCCTGCTCGCCGCGACCGACCGGGTCCTGGTGCTCGAGGGCGGCGCGGTGACGGCGGAAGGCCGCCACCTGGAACTGGTCGCCGCCGACGAGGCGTACCGTGCGGCGGTGCTGGCATGACGGACCAGGTGAACCGCCCCTCCGTGATCGAGCCCCGCGACGGCCGGCTCCCGAACGGACCCGGTACGAGCGCCCCGAACGCGAACCGGCCCGGCGCGACCGGCCCCGGCCGAAACAGCCCCGGCCGGGGCGAAGAAGGACGTGAGATGAGCGGACCTGCCACGGACGATCGTGAGCTGCTCCCCACCGCCACCGGCGCCCAGACC encodes:
- a CDS encoding FecCD family ABC transporter permease codes for the protein MEPAPVAPEVRRSVSALRGLGLLLALAALVLVGLLSVWLGTRGIPFTSTWSVLWSPDGSETSVIVHEYRIPRTLLGLLVGIALGLSGALMQSLTRNPLADPGLLGVSLGASSGVVVAIAFFGIGTALGYVWFAFVGAAVASVVVYVLGSSGRKVATPDRLVVAGAAVTAVLYAFNSAVLLLNPRAFDQFRFWTVGSLAGRRMDVVLIILPFVAVGLLLALVLAPALNALAMGDQMGRALGVNVNRTRILGAVGVVLLCGAATAAAGPIGFVGLVVPHVARFVVGPDQRWVLAYSMLLAPVLLIGADVLGRVLGAPGEVQVGIVTAFVGAPLFIALCRRRKLVML
- a CDS encoding ABC transporter ATP-binding protein — encoded protein: MLDGELTGGHVLRRAIRGQRRRIVAASSLGMAHQCCEALVPVVIGMVIDEAVATGSTSALWRWLLALAVLFLVLSTCYRTAARITDGSGEHAAHRIRLDLGAKVLDPRGGADRGRLPGALTAVATGDAARVGAVAAALPYAVSALAGLAVSAVALLRISVPLGLLVLLGVPPLLWLGHVISRPLERRSEAEQERAAHASGVAADLVTGLRVLKGIGAEPAAVSRYRRTSQESLAAALRAARSRAWHDGAILALTGVFIAVIGLVGAHLAMRGSISVGDLVAAVGLAQYLLGPFQLLTYVNGEFALGRASADRVAEILASPPAVAAGQKTLPQPVTGRLRLRGVALGALRRMDADIAPGSLVGIVAKDSAVANDLLLCLGRELDPDEGTVELDGVPLTELHPDTVRRAVLVAHHDAALFESSLLDNVRAATDPTEKDVERALAASAADDVARALPQGVDTLLAERGRSLSGGQRQRVALARALAADPPVLVVHDPTTAVDTVTESRIAARLRELRSGRTTVLVTTSPALLAATDRVLVLEGGAVTAEGRHLELVAADEAYRAAVLA